The following are encoded together in the Phyllopteryx taeniolatus isolate TA_2022b chromosome 21, UOR_Ptae_1.2, whole genome shotgun sequence genome:
- the LOC133471073 gene encoding gastrula zinc finger protein XlCGF71.1-like, with translation MSRHVSTHSGLKPFRCAACGSAFTQHDSLVRHAATHRRAKSFVCAVCAKAFHDRYHLSRHMEVHSAVKPFGCPLCVRTFRRRSAVDAHLRTHTGEKPFRCSSCDAAFTRHQALLQHAKKHSGIKPFACPACWRRFTLRHTLEQHVRTHTRDKSFRCALCAKSFSRKGGLTTHMVTHTGAKPFRCIVCHATFSWSSQLKRHKCAVAGACQDA, from the coding sequence ATGAGCCGCCACGTGAGCACGCACAGCGGCCTGAAGCCGTTCCGTTGCGCCGCGTGCGGCTCGGCCTTCACGCAGCACGACAGCCTGGTGCGCCACGCCGCCACGCACCGGCGAGCCAAGTCCTTCGTGTGCGCCGTGTGCGCCAAGGCCTTCCACGACCGCTACCACCTGAGCCGCCACATGGAGGTGCACAGCGCAGTGAAACCCTTCGGCTGCCCGCTGTGCGTCAGAACCTTCCGGCGGCGCTCGGCCGTGGACGCGCACCTGCGCACGCACACGGGGGAAAAACCCTTCCGCTGCTCCAGCTGCGACGCCGCCTTCACGCGCCACCAGGCTCTGCTGCAGCACGCCAAGAAGCACTCGGGCATCAAGCCCTTCGCCTGCCCGGCCTGCTGGCGCCGCTTCACGCTGCGCCACACGCTGGAGCAGCACGTTAGGACGCACACGCGTGACAAATCCTTCCGCTGCGCCCTGTGCGCCAAGAGCTTCTCGCGCAAGGGCGGCCTGACCACGCACATGGTCACCCACACGGGCGCGAAGCCCTTCCGCTGCATCGTTTGCCACGCCACCTTCTCCTGGAGCTCTCAGCTCAAAAGACACAAGTGCGCCGTTGCCGGCGCGTGCCAGGACGCTTAA
- the vps52 gene encoding vacuolar protein sorting-associated protein 52 homolog isoform X4: MKWTFTSRPTWRTSSSRRRCRRTILDSAVTEQDFLEQLHELNNKINLAKELSFRETLACADIQDIVDRLKVKAVSKIREFILQKIYSFRKPMTNYQIPQNTLLKYRFFYQFLLANERTVAKEVRDDYVDTMSKIYFSYFKSYSGRLLKVQYEEVADKDDLMGVEDTAKKACGLFSERVSGSQRSPGLLATGFFSKPSLKSRNTIFTLGQRGAILSPPELEGPILVPHTAQRGDSRYPYETLFRSQHYALLDNGCREFLFLCDFFMVAGNSALDLFNSIMGKTLGMFLKSMSAYVSDCYDGIAVFLCIHIILRFRAIAAKRNIPALDKYWEAVLEMLWPRLELILEMNIHSIRNTDPQKLGVLDTRPHYITRRYAEFSSAIVSINQTFPNERTNALLAQLQVEVENFVLKMAAEFPSRREQLVFLINNYDMMLGVLMERAADDSKEVEGFQQLLLARTQEFIEELLSPPFGGMISFVKEAEALMERGQLERLKNDEARICQLVRGFSGTWKQSVEAMSQDVMRSFTNFKNGTGIIQGALTQLIQYYHGFHKILGQPTFRSLPARSDLINLHHLMVEVKKHKPNF; the protein is encoded by the exons ATGAAGTGGACC TTCACATCCAGGCCAACTTGGAGGACGAGCTCGTCAAGGAGGCGCTGCAGACG CACCATCCTGGACAGTGCGGTGACGGAGCAGGACTTCCTGGAGCAGCTGCACGAGCTCAACAACAAGATCAACCTGGCCAAGGAGCTCAGCTTCCGAGAGACGCTGGCCTGCGCTGACATCCAGGACATCGTGGACCGCCTCAAGGTCAAG GCGGTGTCGAAGATTCGAGAGTTCATCCTTCAGAAGATCTACTCGTTCAGGAAGCCAATGACCAACTACCAGATCCCACAGAACACTCTGCTCAAGTACag atTCTTCTACCAGTTCCTGCTGGCCAATGAGAGGACGGTGGCCAAGGAGGTGCGAGACGACTACGTGGACACTATGAGTAAGATCTACTTCAGCTACTTCAAGTCGTACAGCGGCCGACTGCTCAAAGTGCAG tacgAGGAAGTCGCTGACAAGGACGATCTAATGGGGGTCGAAGACACCGCCAAGAAAG CTTGTGGACTTTTTAGTGAACGAGTGAGTGGTTCCCAACGCAGCCCTGGACTCCTCGCCACAGGTTTCTTCTCCAAGCCGTCTCTGAAGAGCAGGAACACCATCTTCACTCTGGGCCAGAGGGGCGCCATACTGAGCCCCCCGGAGCTGGAGGGTCCCATTCTGGTTCCTCACACGGCACAGAGAGGTGACAGCAGG TACCCGTACGAGACGCTGTTCCGCAGCCAACACTACGCCCTGCTGGACAACGGCTGCAGGGAGTTCCTGTTCCTGTGCGACTTCTTCATGGTGGCGGGGAACTCCGCACTGGACCTTTTCAACAGTATCATGGGAAAGACGCTCGGCATGTTCCTG AAGAGCATGTCCGCGTACGTGTCGGACTGCTACGACGGCATCGCGGTCTTCCTGTGCATCCACATCATCCTGCGCTTCCGAGCCATCGCCGCTAAGAGGAACATTCCGGCTCTGGACAA GTACTGGGAGGCTGTGCTGGAGATGCTGTGGCCGCGCTTGGAGCTCATCCTGGAGATGAACATCCACAGCATCAGGAACACGGACCCGCAGAAGCTGGGAGTGCTGGACACGAGGCCGCACTAC ATCACACGCCGTTACGCGGAGTTCTCGTCGGCCATCGTCAGCATCAACCAGACCTTCCCCAACGAGAGGACCAACGCTCTGCTGGCTCAGCTGCAG GTGGAGGTGGAGAACTTTGTGCTGAAGATGGCGGCGGAGTTCCCCTCCAGAAGAGAGCAGCTCGTCTTCCTCATCAACAACTACGACATGATGCTCGGAGTGCTCATG GAGAGGGCAGCGGATGACAGCAAGGAGGTGGAAGGCTTCCAGCAGCTTCTGCTGGCCAGGACGCAG GAGTTTATTGAGGAGCTCCTGTCGCCGCCCTTCGGGGGAATGATCTCCTTCGTGAAGGAGGCCGAGGCGCTGATGGAAAGAGGGCAGCTGGAGCGGCTGAAGAACGACGAAG CTCGTATCTGCCAGCTGGTTCGAGGCTTCTCGGGCACGTGGAAGCAGTCTGTGGAGGCCATGAGCCAGGACGTCATGAGGTCCTTCACCAACTTCAAGAACGGGACCGGAATCATCCAG GGCGCCCTCACCCAATTGATCCAGTACTACCACGGCTTCCACAAGATCCTCGGCCAGCCGACGTTCCGCAGCCTGCCGGCCCGATCCGACCTCATCAACCTGCATCACCTCATGGTGGAGGTGAAGAAGCACAAGCCCAACTTCTGA
- the vps52 gene encoding vacuolar protein sorting-associated protein 52 homolog isoform X2 has protein sequence MAETAVVDVNTAAERTTQAAMAYFHDEMSDGEMAQLHLGELDLTSDELILDEVDLHIQANLEDELVKEALQTGVDLRQYSKQVEAELERIEHASIKDYIKESQNIALLHQQISACDAILERMEEMLSGFQSDLSSISSEIHTLQRQSLGMNVRLKNRQAVRGRLGQLVDELLVPGAMISTILDSAVTEQDFLEQLHELNNKINLAKELSFRETLACADIQDIVDRLKVKAVSKIREFILQKIYSFRKPMTNYQIPQNTLLKYRFFYQFLLANERTVAKEVRDDYVDTMSKIYFSYFKSYSGRLLKVQYEEVADKDDLMGVEDTAKKGFFSKPSLKSRNTIFTLGQRGAILSPPELEGPILVPHTAQRGDSRYPYETLFRSQHYALLDNGCREFLFLCDFFMVAGNSALDLFNSIMGKTLGMFLKSMSAYVSDCYDGIAVFLCIHIILRFRAIAAKRNIPALDKYWEAVLEMLWPRLELILEMNIHSIRNTDPQKLGVLDTRPHYITRRYAEFSSAIVSINQTFPNERTNALLAQLQVEVENFVLKMAAEFPSRREQLVFLINNYDMMLGVLMERAADDSKEVEGFQQLLLARTQEFIEELLSPPFGGMISFVKEAEALMERGQLERLKNDEARICQLVRGFSGTWKQSVEAMSQDVMRSFTNFKNGTGIIQGALTQLIQYYHGFHKILGQPTFRSLPARSDLINLHHLMVEVKKHKPNF, from the exons ATGGCGGAGACTGCCGTCGTGGATGTCAACACCGCCGCGGAGAGGACGACCCAAGCGGCCATGGCCTACTTTCACGACGAG ATGAGTGATGGGGAAATGGCCCAACTGCACTTGGGAGAACTGGACCTGACCAGCGATGAGTTGATCTTGGATGAAGTGGACC TTCACATCCAGGCCAACTTGGAGGACGAGCTCGTCAAGGAGGCGCTGCAGACG GGTGTGGACCTTCGCCAGTATTCCAAACAGGTGGAGGCGGAGCTTGAGCGGATCGAGCATGCGTCCATCAAGGACT ACATCAAAGAGAGCCAGAACATCGCTCTGCTGCACCAGCAGATCAGCGCCTGCGACGCCATTTTGGAG CGGATGGAGGAGATGCTGAGCGGCTTCCAGAGCGACCTGTCGTCCATCAGCAGCGAGATCCACACGCTGCAGCGCCAGTCGCTCGGCATGAACGTCCGCCTGAAGAACCGGCAGGCGGTGCGCGGCCGCCTCGGCCAGCTGGTGGACGAGCTGTTGGTGCCCGGCGCCATGATCTC CACCATCCTGGACAGTGCGGTGACGGAGCAGGACTTCCTGGAGCAGCTGCACGAGCTCAACAACAAGATCAACCTGGCCAAGGAGCTCAGCTTCCGAGAGACGCTGGCCTGCGCTGACATCCAGGACATCGTGGACCGCCTCAAGGTCAAG GCGGTGTCGAAGATTCGAGAGTTCATCCTTCAGAAGATCTACTCGTTCAGGAAGCCAATGACCAACTACCAGATCCCACAGAACACTCTGCTCAAGTACag atTCTTCTACCAGTTCCTGCTGGCCAATGAGAGGACGGTGGCCAAGGAGGTGCGAGACGACTACGTGGACACTATGAGTAAGATCTACTTCAGCTACTTCAAGTCGTACAGCGGCCGACTGCTCAAAGTGCAG tacgAGGAAGTCGCTGACAAGGACGATCTAATGGGGGTCGAAGACACCGCCAAGAAAG GTTTCTTCTCCAAGCCGTCTCTGAAGAGCAGGAACACCATCTTCACTCTGGGCCAGAGGGGCGCCATACTGAGCCCCCCGGAGCTGGAGGGTCCCATTCTGGTTCCTCACACGGCACAGAGAGGTGACAGCAGG TACCCGTACGAGACGCTGTTCCGCAGCCAACACTACGCCCTGCTGGACAACGGCTGCAGGGAGTTCCTGTTCCTGTGCGACTTCTTCATGGTGGCGGGGAACTCCGCACTGGACCTTTTCAACAGTATCATGGGAAAGACGCTCGGCATGTTCCTG AAGAGCATGTCCGCGTACGTGTCGGACTGCTACGACGGCATCGCGGTCTTCCTGTGCATCCACATCATCCTGCGCTTCCGAGCCATCGCCGCTAAGAGGAACATTCCGGCTCTGGACAA GTACTGGGAGGCTGTGCTGGAGATGCTGTGGCCGCGCTTGGAGCTCATCCTGGAGATGAACATCCACAGCATCAGGAACACGGACCCGCAGAAGCTGGGAGTGCTGGACACGAGGCCGCACTAC ATCACACGCCGTTACGCGGAGTTCTCGTCGGCCATCGTCAGCATCAACCAGACCTTCCCCAACGAGAGGACCAACGCTCTGCTGGCTCAGCTGCAG GTGGAGGTGGAGAACTTTGTGCTGAAGATGGCGGCGGAGTTCCCCTCCAGAAGAGAGCAGCTCGTCTTCCTCATCAACAACTACGACATGATGCTCGGAGTGCTCATG GAGAGGGCAGCGGATGACAGCAAGGAGGTGGAAGGCTTCCAGCAGCTTCTGCTGGCCAGGACGCAG GAGTTTATTGAGGAGCTCCTGTCGCCGCCCTTCGGGGGAATGATCTCCTTCGTGAAGGAGGCCGAGGCGCTGATGGAAAGAGGGCAGCTGGAGCGGCTGAAGAACGACGAAG CTCGTATCTGCCAGCTGGTTCGAGGCTTCTCGGGCACGTGGAAGCAGTCTGTGGAGGCCATGAGCCAGGACGTCATGAGGTCCTTCACCAACTTCAAGAACGGGACCGGAATCATCCAG GGCGCCCTCACCCAATTGATCCAGTACTACCACGGCTTCCACAAGATCCTCGGCCAGCCGACGTTCCGCAGCCTGCCGGCCCGATCCGACCTCATCAACCTGCATCACCTCATGGTGGAGGTGAAGAAGCACAAGCCCAACTTCTGA
- the vps52 gene encoding vacuolar protein sorting-associated protein 52 homolog isoform X1 — protein MAETAVVDVNTAAERTTQAAMAYFHDEMSDGEMAQLHLGELDLTSDELILDEVDLHIQANLEDELVKEALQTGVDLRQYSKQVEAELERIEHASIKDYIKESQNIALLHQQISACDAILERMEEMLSGFQSDLSSISSEIHTLQRQSLGMNVRLKNRQAVRGRLGQLVDELLVPGAMISTILDSAVTEQDFLEQLHELNNKINLAKELSFRETLACADIQDIVDRLKVKAVSKIREFILQKIYSFRKPMTNYQIPQNTLLKYRFFYQFLLANERTVAKEVRDDYVDTMSKIYFSYFKSYSGRLLKVQYEEVADKDDLMGVEDTAKKACGLFSERVSGSQRSPGLLATGFFSKPSLKSRNTIFTLGQRGAILSPPELEGPILVPHTAQRGDSRYPYETLFRSQHYALLDNGCREFLFLCDFFMVAGNSALDLFNSIMGKTLGMFLKSMSAYVSDCYDGIAVFLCIHIILRFRAIAAKRNIPALDKYWEAVLEMLWPRLELILEMNIHSIRNTDPQKLGVLDTRPHYITRRYAEFSSAIVSINQTFPNERTNALLAQLQVEVENFVLKMAAEFPSRREQLVFLINNYDMMLGVLMERAADDSKEVEGFQQLLLARTQEFIEELLSPPFGGMISFVKEAEALMERGQLERLKNDEARICQLVRGFSGTWKQSVEAMSQDVMRSFTNFKNGTGIIQGALTQLIQYYHGFHKILGQPTFRSLPARSDLINLHHLMVEVKKHKPNF, from the exons ATGGCGGAGACTGCCGTCGTGGATGTCAACACCGCCGCGGAGAGGACGACCCAAGCGGCCATGGCCTACTTTCACGACGAG ATGAGTGATGGGGAAATGGCCCAACTGCACTTGGGAGAACTGGACCTGACCAGCGATGAGTTGATCTTGGATGAAGTGGACC TTCACATCCAGGCCAACTTGGAGGACGAGCTCGTCAAGGAGGCGCTGCAGACG GGTGTGGACCTTCGCCAGTATTCCAAACAGGTGGAGGCGGAGCTTGAGCGGATCGAGCATGCGTCCATCAAGGACT ACATCAAAGAGAGCCAGAACATCGCTCTGCTGCACCAGCAGATCAGCGCCTGCGACGCCATTTTGGAG CGGATGGAGGAGATGCTGAGCGGCTTCCAGAGCGACCTGTCGTCCATCAGCAGCGAGATCCACACGCTGCAGCGCCAGTCGCTCGGCATGAACGTCCGCCTGAAGAACCGGCAGGCGGTGCGCGGCCGCCTCGGCCAGCTGGTGGACGAGCTGTTGGTGCCCGGCGCCATGATCTC CACCATCCTGGACAGTGCGGTGACGGAGCAGGACTTCCTGGAGCAGCTGCACGAGCTCAACAACAAGATCAACCTGGCCAAGGAGCTCAGCTTCCGAGAGACGCTGGCCTGCGCTGACATCCAGGACATCGTGGACCGCCTCAAGGTCAAG GCGGTGTCGAAGATTCGAGAGTTCATCCTTCAGAAGATCTACTCGTTCAGGAAGCCAATGACCAACTACCAGATCCCACAGAACACTCTGCTCAAGTACag atTCTTCTACCAGTTCCTGCTGGCCAATGAGAGGACGGTGGCCAAGGAGGTGCGAGACGACTACGTGGACACTATGAGTAAGATCTACTTCAGCTACTTCAAGTCGTACAGCGGCCGACTGCTCAAAGTGCAG tacgAGGAAGTCGCTGACAAGGACGATCTAATGGGGGTCGAAGACACCGCCAAGAAAG CTTGTGGACTTTTTAGTGAACGAGTGAGTGGTTCCCAACGCAGCCCTGGACTCCTCGCCACAGGTTTCTTCTCCAAGCCGTCTCTGAAGAGCAGGAACACCATCTTCACTCTGGGCCAGAGGGGCGCCATACTGAGCCCCCCGGAGCTGGAGGGTCCCATTCTGGTTCCTCACACGGCACAGAGAGGTGACAGCAGG TACCCGTACGAGACGCTGTTCCGCAGCCAACACTACGCCCTGCTGGACAACGGCTGCAGGGAGTTCCTGTTCCTGTGCGACTTCTTCATGGTGGCGGGGAACTCCGCACTGGACCTTTTCAACAGTATCATGGGAAAGACGCTCGGCATGTTCCTG AAGAGCATGTCCGCGTACGTGTCGGACTGCTACGACGGCATCGCGGTCTTCCTGTGCATCCACATCATCCTGCGCTTCCGAGCCATCGCCGCTAAGAGGAACATTCCGGCTCTGGACAA GTACTGGGAGGCTGTGCTGGAGATGCTGTGGCCGCGCTTGGAGCTCATCCTGGAGATGAACATCCACAGCATCAGGAACACGGACCCGCAGAAGCTGGGAGTGCTGGACACGAGGCCGCACTAC ATCACACGCCGTTACGCGGAGTTCTCGTCGGCCATCGTCAGCATCAACCAGACCTTCCCCAACGAGAGGACCAACGCTCTGCTGGCTCAGCTGCAG GTGGAGGTGGAGAACTTTGTGCTGAAGATGGCGGCGGAGTTCCCCTCCAGAAGAGAGCAGCTCGTCTTCCTCATCAACAACTACGACATGATGCTCGGAGTGCTCATG GAGAGGGCAGCGGATGACAGCAAGGAGGTGGAAGGCTTCCAGCAGCTTCTGCTGGCCAGGACGCAG GAGTTTATTGAGGAGCTCCTGTCGCCGCCCTTCGGGGGAATGATCTCCTTCGTGAAGGAGGCCGAGGCGCTGATGGAAAGAGGGCAGCTGGAGCGGCTGAAGAACGACGAAG CTCGTATCTGCCAGCTGGTTCGAGGCTTCTCGGGCACGTGGAAGCAGTCTGTGGAGGCCATGAGCCAGGACGTCATGAGGTCCTTCACCAACTTCAAGAACGGGACCGGAATCATCCAG GGCGCCCTCACCCAATTGATCCAGTACTACCACGGCTTCCACAAGATCCTCGGCCAGCCGACGTTCCGCAGCCTGCCGGCCCGATCCGACCTCATCAACCTGCATCACCTCATGGTGGAGGTGAAGAAGCACAAGCCCAACTTCTGA
- the vps52 gene encoding vacuolar protein sorting-associated protein 52 homolog isoform X3, whose protein sequence is MEEMLSGFQSDLSSISSEIHTLQRQSLGMNVRLKNRQAVRGRLGQLVDELLVPGAMISTILDSAVTEQDFLEQLHELNNKINLAKELSFRETLACADIQDIVDRLKVKAVSKIREFILQKIYSFRKPMTNYQIPQNTLLKYRFFYQFLLANERTVAKEVRDDYVDTMSKIYFSYFKSYSGRLLKVQYEEVADKDDLMGVEDTAKKACGLFSERVSGSQRSPGLLATGFFSKPSLKSRNTIFTLGQRGAILSPPELEGPILVPHTAQRGDSRYPYETLFRSQHYALLDNGCREFLFLCDFFMVAGNSALDLFNSIMGKTLGMFLKSMSAYVSDCYDGIAVFLCIHIILRFRAIAAKRNIPALDKYWEAVLEMLWPRLELILEMNIHSIRNTDPQKLGVLDTRPHYITRRYAEFSSAIVSINQTFPNERTNALLAQLQVEVENFVLKMAAEFPSRREQLVFLINNYDMMLGVLMERAADDSKEVEGFQQLLLARTQEFIEELLSPPFGGMISFVKEAEALMERGQLERLKNDEARICQLVRGFSGTWKQSVEAMSQDVMRSFTNFKNGTGIIQGALTQLIQYYHGFHKILGQPTFRSLPARSDLINLHHLMVEVKKHKPNF, encoded by the exons ATGGAGGAGATGCTGAGCGGCTTCCAGAGCGACCTGTCGTCCATCAGCAGCGAGATCCACACGCTGCAGCGCCAGTCGCTCGGCATGAACGTCCGCCTGAAGAACCGGCAGGCGGTGCGCGGCCGCCTCGGCCAGCTGGTGGACGAGCTGTTGGTGCCCGGCGCCATGATCTC CACCATCCTGGACAGTGCGGTGACGGAGCAGGACTTCCTGGAGCAGCTGCACGAGCTCAACAACAAGATCAACCTGGCCAAGGAGCTCAGCTTCCGAGAGACGCTGGCCTGCGCTGACATCCAGGACATCGTGGACCGCCTCAAGGTCAAG GCGGTGTCGAAGATTCGAGAGTTCATCCTTCAGAAGATCTACTCGTTCAGGAAGCCAATGACCAACTACCAGATCCCACAGAACACTCTGCTCAAGTACag atTCTTCTACCAGTTCCTGCTGGCCAATGAGAGGACGGTGGCCAAGGAGGTGCGAGACGACTACGTGGACACTATGAGTAAGATCTACTTCAGCTACTTCAAGTCGTACAGCGGCCGACTGCTCAAAGTGCAG tacgAGGAAGTCGCTGACAAGGACGATCTAATGGGGGTCGAAGACACCGCCAAGAAAG CTTGTGGACTTTTTAGTGAACGAGTGAGTGGTTCCCAACGCAGCCCTGGACTCCTCGCCACAGGTTTCTTCTCCAAGCCGTCTCTGAAGAGCAGGAACACCATCTTCACTCTGGGCCAGAGGGGCGCCATACTGAGCCCCCCGGAGCTGGAGGGTCCCATTCTGGTTCCTCACACGGCACAGAGAGGTGACAGCAGG TACCCGTACGAGACGCTGTTCCGCAGCCAACACTACGCCCTGCTGGACAACGGCTGCAGGGAGTTCCTGTTCCTGTGCGACTTCTTCATGGTGGCGGGGAACTCCGCACTGGACCTTTTCAACAGTATCATGGGAAAGACGCTCGGCATGTTCCTG AAGAGCATGTCCGCGTACGTGTCGGACTGCTACGACGGCATCGCGGTCTTCCTGTGCATCCACATCATCCTGCGCTTCCGAGCCATCGCCGCTAAGAGGAACATTCCGGCTCTGGACAA GTACTGGGAGGCTGTGCTGGAGATGCTGTGGCCGCGCTTGGAGCTCATCCTGGAGATGAACATCCACAGCATCAGGAACACGGACCCGCAGAAGCTGGGAGTGCTGGACACGAGGCCGCACTAC ATCACACGCCGTTACGCGGAGTTCTCGTCGGCCATCGTCAGCATCAACCAGACCTTCCCCAACGAGAGGACCAACGCTCTGCTGGCTCAGCTGCAG GTGGAGGTGGAGAACTTTGTGCTGAAGATGGCGGCGGAGTTCCCCTCCAGAAGAGAGCAGCTCGTCTTCCTCATCAACAACTACGACATGATGCTCGGAGTGCTCATG GAGAGGGCAGCGGATGACAGCAAGGAGGTGGAAGGCTTCCAGCAGCTTCTGCTGGCCAGGACGCAG GAGTTTATTGAGGAGCTCCTGTCGCCGCCCTTCGGGGGAATGATCTCCTTCGTGAAGGAGGCCGAGGCGCTGATGGAAAGAGGGCAGCTGGAGCGGCTGAAGAACGACGAAG CTCGTATCTGCCAGCTGGTTCGAGGCTTCTCGGGCACGTGGAAGCAGTCTGTGGAGGCCATGAGCCAGGACGTCATGAGGTCCTTCACCAACTTCAAGAACGGGACCGGAATCATCCAG GGCGCCCTCACCCAATTGATCCAGTACTACCACGGCTTCCACAAGATCCTCGGCCAGCCGACGTTCCGCAGCCTGCCGGCCCGATCCGACCTCATCAACCTGCATCACCTCATGGTGGAGGTGAAGAAGCACAAGCCCAACTTCTGA